In Melanotaenia boesemani isolate fMelBoe1 chromosome 18, fMelBoe1.pri, whole genome shotgun sequence, the sequence ATCGGGCTCTAAATGGGTCTCAACATGAGACATACATActgagaaagacagagagagacttGAAGTTTAGGTTTAACAACAGCTAATTCCAAAAATACagcaacaaaaatgaaaatgaaacacaaataatCACTTTGATACTATTGGTGACATcctaaaatattatatttggGCAACTGCTTAGAGTTTATAATGTAATGTAACAATGTCAGGAACCACTGGCTTGAGAGATAATCAGAGAAATGTGTCATACTTTCCTCAGCGATGGCCTCAAAGTGGCCTTTGAAGATCTTGTTGCCATTTGTCATTCTGAAGGACAGCAACATGACATTGGACGTAGAGACAATGGAGAAAGAGTTGTATACCGACTCACACAGCCTGCATTACAGAGACACACATCAGCACATGCAGCAGCTAttttatgtgataaaaaaatcagagagTGCCATGAAATTCATTTGGGGTTTTTTCTGTACAAAACTCAACAAGAAAATATCTGATTTCCTCATCCTCTTTGAAGTGGTGAAGATTAATTCAAACAAATTACAACATGAAAAAGAATTGCTTGGATAAGATAGACATGGGTGCCTTTTGTACCTAGCTATATGTGTATGTTAAAACATTATTATAGTAAGGGGAGAGTGTTTTAatcagaaaaagaacagaagagAATCAAAGAAGTGAGACTGCTAGAGGCTCACCTGTGCAGAATGCGCCCTCTCATGGGCAGCAGAGCATCATACACAGTGAGGGCATCATTAACACAGTCAGTGGGCTCAATAAGAAACGAGCTAATGGTCAGGCGGATCAGAGAGCCGGGGACAGAGGTGAGTTTTACATGGCAATTCACACCACCCCATGATGAGAATACGTTTAAAGGGACCCTGGCCCCAGGAAGATTGGCATACAGCTTATCAACACACTGTGAGTCTGCAAGagagaaaaactttaaataaatagagAACAAACTCTATTCAGCAACGTGAGGTGTTACCTACCTGCTGTAATTGATGTATAATCTGAACGCTGAACACCTGCAACAGGATAAAGCAGTCCATTTTAGTAGAGGTGCAGGATGATAAACAGACTTTTAGAAATGCAGACCAACAAACGAACCATTGATAAGGATGGAGTCCATATCGACTGGAAGGCCCAGCAAGTAGCCCACAGAGGATCTGTTCTTCAGGCTGGTGTACACCGAATCTCTGAGAATAGCCTCTATACATGCCTCACACATTGTTTCACTCTTTAGTTGGGGAACTATAAACACCATCCAGAAATGCACCAACACACCCCCCTTATTGTTGTTACTTGGAGGGGAGaaaagaaataagtaaatacTAAGTAAGTAAattatttcagtcatttaaaaaataacactaACTCTTTAAGTCATAAGGCTTCACTTATTGTGgtgtaataaaaatatcaacagGTTCTTATCAACAACAATGTACACTATATTACatgatcttttctttttctttaacaaaaagcAAGGCAAAATGCAGCAGCAGTGTAGGAACAACCACATACCACCTTACTGCAGGTAATAGCACTTCATTAACTAATCATCAGCTCACTAACAAAAAACAGCTAACACAAACcaaagggaaaaagaaacaaaaaacaaaattaaacaaacaaagcagaagTTTTGGCTTCTTGCTGTTCTGGAGAATTCAGGTATGTGTTACAcagtgccaaggaggaaagacatcagcaatttTCTTAGAAAATTAATTATGTAATGTTGGAAGGGTTAGAAACCATTTCCAATCAATTCACGGTCCATCATTTTACAGCAAGTACATTTATTTAGAAGTGGAAACCATTCAGGCCATCCCAAGGTGAAGTCGCAAGATCATTTGTGTAATTCTTAGGGAAATTgtcaaaaagaaataataataataataaaaagggaTACATCccagactctacaggcctcagCATGATTAATATTAAAGTATGataagaaaaagactgaacaagtctGGTTTGTTTGGAATAGTTGCTATGACAAAGCATgtctctctaaaaagaacatgcTTAGATTGGGAAAGTTGCTTCTGAACAAACCACGAGACTTTTGGACTTTGCAGCCACAGCATCTGAACACCTTGCAGTTATTGAGCCAGTTATGAACTCCTCTGTACACCAACGTATTTCAGAGTCATCTGTCTGATCGCTAAAACTTGCCTGAATTTGGGTCATGTAATAGGTCAATAATCCCAATcacagaatgactgaaaaacagAATCAGGGTGTTCCAGTGGTCCACAGTCCAGGCCTCAACATAGTTAAAAAGCTCTGGCAGGGCCTTAAAAAAGCTGTTCATAAACAAATGCTGCAAATCAGTTACTGAAGCTATGTTGTAAAAAGTGGACCAGAATTGAACCACAACAATGTGAGAGTCTGATAACATCAtacaaaaactattatttcagttacTCCTGCTTAAGGTAGGTTTGAAGTATTGAATTATGGGATGTACTTAATGTTTTTGCCActgcattttggcttagtttttcCTAAAGAAATAATGAATATGAACGTTGTGCGTCAGCTCATGTTATAATTACCTAATTTtgaaaactactaaaagaacatgtgctttcattttcacatctaGTTGTAATATCAGCTGGGCATCTTTGTGATTTACAGTGACAATAACTAACAAGTCAGCTATACCTTAGGTCTGAAATAACCGCTTCCCTGTAGAGTCTGGCCACTGAGGACATCTTGTACACACTGCTTACCTACAACACACCGGGCAATTAAGAGTACACTCCCTTAGATCAGCACTAACCATTATGTATGCAGCAGGTGTACACTCATACATACCacatgttgtattttgtttgccATGGACACAAACTCATGGGACTCCGCCTGACGGTACTCTGGGATAAACTCCACATTGGCAACACGGAGCATCCCAGCAAAATATGCTCCACTGTAACTTTCCCTGCGAACTAAGGAAATCAATCTacattttgtattgttttgtatagtttaaaagacaaaacaaaaaccctaaATATATTGAATTAAAGATATAGATTTTTTGGACACTGAAAAATACAAATCCTTTCACTTACATATAAAGACCCAGAGCAGCGACCATATGATCACCATCACCACAAACACCACTGCTGTGATGATGATAGCGATGTGAGGGATGTTCAGTAGATAGGCCAAAAATCTCTTGAGTCCTTTGGGCTTCCGTCTAGTCTTCCTATACATCCTGCGCAACTTCTTCAGAGTGTGGTCCACTGTGGCCACCTCCACGGAGACATCTGTGATCTACAGCCAGGGGAAGGGGGTGGGGGCATGACACAGTCACATCCATACAATCCATTATGGTCTTACAGAAGCACTTAATTTTCCTTGCCCTTTCAGTTGTCACCTCAATATGTTGTAATACTAGTTAGAATGTGGTAAATGGTgctgaaataattttaaattaacataaaaatgtctcTTGATAAGCTATCAATGCTCTAAGGTTTCAATGAGATGCTAACTCTCTTGCAGGAGAATGTCAAAAGAGCATTACCCCACAGCTAGTTTACATTACAGTAGGCTGAACAATACCTCCATCaattccagtttttaaaataaaacatggctCATAATGTTAAACTGTCTCTTTAATTCAATGTTCAACCAGACGTGATGCAAGCTCGTTAGAATTATGCTGATTTTCTCGTCCAATCAGCTCTTGATGTCTAAATATCTCCATCAGATATAACACTTGGCTCTCATTGAGTTACACAGTGTGCATGTATTATTCATTCAGTGTCATCCCATACTGTGCAACTGTCATTTAATCCATCGCAAGTTAGCAGGGTATTGATTcacacaggggaaaaaaagttaatctGCCTTACACATATTTAATAAAGGAACAAGCTAACTGGTGTGATGGAAAAGCTCTAATATGTGAATAGACCTCTAGGATCACATAAATTACAGTTCAAAAATTCTACTGGAAACTCAAGATTATATAAATTTACACATCTATCTGGCAAGCATTAAGTTATGGACATGGAAATATTTGTATATTGACACAATGTGTCACAATTACATCAGATTTTAATGCAAttgtatttacttttaaagTGGAGGTGGAGCTCTCAGAGGCTCAAATGTAATTGGAAAGTTTATTCAAAAGCAGTTTCAAGagcaaaaacttttatttctacatCTATAGTTAATTTCATTACTGACATTTGCGCTTGGAGGCTGTAACTGTGAacctaaaacctaaaacatgCAGTCAAAGCAGCTCTCAGTACAAGTGAAACAGACCATTCTAGGCTGCAAAATGTCAACAGTTTGGTACGTTCTGAGGCAAAAAGAGAGGAGCAATGAGCTCAGTTACATAACAAGGCCTGCACAGTCACAGAAGACAACAGTGGTGGATGATTACAGTCTTGACATCTTCATAACATCCAGCCACACTGTCCAGGATTCAAAGTTAAATTagccttcttttttattttatttatttttttaagatgttgTATGACAAAGCAGTTCTGGAAATGTATTCTTTGAATAGATAAAACTAAGCTCAACCTGCACAGAATGAAGACAAAAAGTATGGAGGGGGGAGGACTGGGAAGCAGGTCAAAACATCTGACAGCATCTGAGAAATATGTGGGAACAGTGAGATGGTACAATATTGCCTGTGTTTATTGatgtgggaagaaaaaaaaaaaaacaagcatctgAGTGAGTGCTGAAGCATGCAGTATAGAGACAAGCTGTCTGCCCAGATTCAGGCAAATGCAGCAAAAGTGACTGGATGACACTTCACAGTACACAGACATTTGCAATATACATACTGTGAGTGAAAAGCCCAAGTATTGGGCAAGTAATGGAAACATGTATAATATTCTACACTGACTGAGCCAATCCCTGAATCTTGATCTGATCAAGTTGGATTTCTCTTAATGAGACAAAACTAGAAACAGAAGGCCCCACTAACAACTGACAGCTGCTGGAGAGCTAGAATAGCACAGCAAAGGGCAAAATCCACTCTGGTGATGCTAGTGGGTTCAAGACTTTAGTCATTACAAACTTATCATTCTAAACATGTGTCTCTGAGTTTGGTTAGTTGCCTTTTAGGTTACTTGATTTGTCCAATTATCATGGACCTCAAGAAGAGGgtcagattaaaaaacaacagctctaaaacattttctttagtctCAATTGAAATGCCCTAAAATAGAAGATTCTATACTTTCAGAAACTTTAAGACCAAATGGTAAACAGcttaagtacaaaaaaaaaagccaatgtCAGAATATTTTGACACAGGTGAATCTTACTTACACTGGCGATGTCCTGTTGAGATCCATCATTCtctctgcttgtctgcttggtCTCCTCACACTTCGCGCCCATGACAAATGGTATCCCATCAAGCCATTATTGTCTAATTCCTATGTTTTGACTTTCCAGATCCATTTTTAACCACTTTACCATAAAAACCAACTTATATGGGGAGCAGCAGACAAATGATGCAGAGCCACACAGCACTGTTAGGATCCTTAGTCAACAGGTGTCTGAAACCAGATCCTACAGTACagatgagcagcagagaaagagaGCTTACCGAGGGCAACGTACCACCTCCAGTCTTATGGATAAGGTTTCATTCATTACCTTCCATCACTACCCTTAATCAAATTTTCCACAAACTAATATTTACCAGCAACCCTAGTTGCTGGCTGGCACAAGAGACAAACAAGCTGGCAAGAACAGGAGACAAAATTATTTCAAAGTGACAACATCCTCATGAGATGTGTTTGTACAGGagttttatttacagtgttAAACAGGTTATATGAAGGTGTCATTTAACCTCTGGCCATTTTGTGCTCAGAGCTGATGGACTCACAGCAAAAAAGGGTCCAGCCTTtgtgaaacaaactaaaaacattgTCATTGTAAAACCAGAATATACATTGTTGTcataattagaataaaaaaaatctgtcatttgGAATTAATATAACCAAAGGATGAGTCATTTGAATAAGCAGCATCTTTAACAAACCAATAAAATGGACAAAGTCAGTATTTTAACACTTTTGTCATGCCCATTCCAAAGTGTAGGCACTGAGTTTGaacatgcaacaaaaacaagacatataatgaaaaataaaatggaggcacaaaaacaaaacttgaccACAAATTCACAGACAGGAAAAAATGAAAGTGTTCTTTGAGACTTCAGGACGGTTTGGGTATGCTCTGAACATgcagagagaaggaaaaaaaaagataggaaGCAAAGCCTCATTTCCTGAAAAAGGCGTTGCGGGTGATGCTGTACAACAGATGGTATGGCTTTCGTTTTGGGGGTTCAGCCAACGAAAAGACCTGCTGCTGAGGCACACTGGTGGGAATGGTTATATGACGCTTTTGAAGTGGTGGAAGGTTTTGGTGGTTTGGTGGGACAGAACCAGTGTAACCAATGGCTAAAAAAGGtggaaaagcaaaataaaaattaaaatttgtaaatgagtaatattaaaataaatgagaaatattttctttaccttTGATCTTCCCGTGTTTGGGTCTTCTGGCATTAACAATGGCCTGTTTTCTTTGCTCCTCACTAATATCTATACCTGCAACAAGCACAGATCATACACCCTCAGGTCAAATTATTTACAGCCATTCACCTTATAGCAAAAAATCTTTCCTTTTACACCTTTATTTTGACATCTGTCCACACTGCTGTTTGTATTCTGAGTCACTCACCCATCTCTTGGTCCTCCTTGACTCGGTGTCTCTCCTTGGCAAAGGCTTGTAGCCACCTCTGCTTGTCTTGGGCCTTCCTGcagcacagcacacacacaaactccagGGTGGAGGCATGGCGGAGGCGCAGAGCATTTCTCAGTGTCAGGCCCAGGTCTAGGTCCCGCCCATCAGGCACATCCACTACCTCGGTCTGGTCCATATCCATCCGTCCACGGTAGTGGAGCAGGTCTCTCCGCAGGATGTCTTTTTTGCAGTAGACCAGTTGATGGTCAAACAGGAAGAAACTGCGCTGCTGCATTTTGCCTTGCCAGGTAACTCGAGTCAGCTCACCAGAGTGGATCAGCTCTGAGCTGCGCTCCAGCACGTCTGGCCCCTTCATTGTGGTTATAAAgatacaaagtaaaaacattcaTACAACAGGAATCCTCATTCTTTCATAAGGTTGGCAAAAGAAGTCACTCACCTCCCAGTGCAAAATGGCGACCTGCCAGTGAGCGATAGTGTCGATACTCTCTAGTCgtctttttctctcatttatcaaactggcCACATTCTTCATGGCCTGATATGCTTTACTTACACCATTGTGGTCACTGCAAggcaacatttaattaattaaaagacaACATAAATAAACCCACACATGCTCACTCAAAGCCATCCTTCTCAATCATTTGTTATGACACACTTGAACTTTGTGGTGGTGAGACGCCCCCTAAGCTGATAATTTCCCCCCACGTTTCTCATTTTGGATGGTTTTTTTTGGCAGCAATAGCTAGAAAATGCATGTGTACACATCCACCAATGACAGTGTGTGGGTGTGAAGACTATGAAAACAACAATCAGTTCACATCACAGTTACCTTCTTCTTTCCTGTTCTAAGTATCAATATTTGTGCTTCATACTTGATGTAAAATTTTACGATGCACAGCCTTCTTACAGGGTTATGTGCAGATGATGTTCATTTGGACTTTAGAACATAACTATTATAAAACAATTACTGAATCCTGTTTTGTTATAATGGCAGCTAAAAGCCTCCATTCTTGCTTACATTGCTGAAGAGGAGGAACCAAGGTTGAATATTGCTTTTAACCCCTTACTGTCTGAATGCATTTACAactatataaacaaaaaaaaaaaaagactgaaacaaaacaatgcaattGAATAttcaagaaattaaaaacaaatcataataaaacaaataaaagtaaataaaaaatttgaaaaaattctGAACAGGCATCTTGGTGTTAAACAGAATAACTTAAAAAGAATATATGGTAAGGCAtaattattctattttacaGCTGATCGTTAAGCataatgtatttttgtatttgggaAGTTGGGCATGATAAgagaactgataagaaactgatAAGAGATGCTACCTGTGGTCTTTGGGTGTGTACTTGAGCAGTTCTCCCAGCTGCAAAGGGTATTTACAGATCTTCTGGACAGGTGTAAGTAAGAAACCTGCGATAGAAATGTCAATCATCTGTTGGAGGAGGCGGCAGGCCTCaaagaaatgtttatattttcccAACTTCATGAGGCGCTGCAGCTCAGTGCAGGCTGCAGGATGTGTGTTACAGTACTCAGAGTAGATTGAAAAGCCATCGCcctgcagagaaagaaaaactatcCATCACTCAAAGCTATTCTATCAAGATTCTTCTTGAAATAGTCAAATATATGAAATatagaaacatttaaacaagGTCACGACCTGCAGGAGAAAACAGGAGCCTATTTCACTGAGATGTGGTTGTTCTTTGTTGTACTTCTTCTCCAGATCTCGAAGGAACTGCCTTTGAAATCTGTAGATGTCCTCTATGTTGCTGAAGATGGTCTTTAACTGCAGCTCTGTGAACATATCGGGGTGTTTCCGACACTGACGGATATAACCCTGAAACATTCACCAAGCCAGAACATTACGGCCTGAAGACATGTAAACTGTTTCAACTCGGACCAACAGGTGCTGCTATCCAGCTGAGTTTAACCTTTTggtaattcatgttttttttttctatatggAATTTCTGGAAACCAAAGTTagtagaaatatttaatatttattagaaTGTGGGCCTGCTTAAGTGATATCACCTCAAAAAagatataaacatgaaaaagcaTTAGCAGCACCAGAGTAATATAGTTAATTCATGTTGGAAACAATACCTCACCTCACAGATGTCTTTTAGGTGTTTGATGTAGATACGTTCAGTGTTCATGATTTCCTGAACCACATTGGTTCTCATCTGCTGTCGATGCTGAGTGCTGTGTGTGTCCCTGGAAGCTGGACTTTCCTGGTCTGCTACACTTTCAACACTTTCAGCACTCGAGTCCTCCTGGTTCACACGCACCTGAAACACAGAGGGAGCTCGAGTAACATTCACTAATAAGTCTGTTTGAGACCAATTCAAGTaatattttcagttaaaataatgtccaaataaattaaattagacaaaaaaaggaaatgtggtctttaacacatttttaatggcAATTAAGTATGCAAACTAACTTCATTACTTTAGGAAGAAGAATAACTACTTAAACAACAAAAGACTCTACTACACATCACTATGGAAACTGCATGTGCAAGCTTAACCAGTCTCTGTTCATCAACATTGATTCAGCAACAAGCAATTACACAGCAGATGCCCATCTgccaatcaaattaaatcaccATGGATACCACAACCTACTAATTAAGACTTAGCTGTCAATCACTTATTGTCACCACAGAAACCAGCTGGATCTCAGAGGTTTGAGCCCTTTCTACACACTATAAAGATGGCTGCTGAGGTTTGTTTAGAGCTAAGCTGGTTTGCCAGTCTTTTCTGTGCTGCTGCAGAGCAAACATGTGTCAGACATGCAGGTCAGAAAGTCTACTTACCCTCACAAAGCTGGAGGGGAACCAGGCTTCCTTGTCCCCCCCTCTGCCCCACCACCAGTCTTTATGTGAGGTATCCAGCACACGGATAACATCTCCAGCCTTGAAGGCCAGCTCCTGCTCCTCCATGGTCACATGGTCCCAGAGAGCCTCCGCATACACAGTGTGGCCAGAGCTTATCCACTAAAAAGTGCACACACATAAGATAAACATACAATTACATGGAGGATAAGACCATGTCTAACATGCAGGATTATGTCTAGACATGCGGACACTGCAGTGGTTGTCTGCTTTGCCAAACTGTGGCCAAACATCTTGGAAGCaagtgcaaaacattttcacatgtcCGTTCACGGGGTAGACGAACAAGCTAAATAATGTTACAGATTTGATGAGAAAGATGTTTCAATGCAGCAGATTTCCTCCACAGCCTCACCTCGTTGAGCAGAGAGAGCTCCACCCCCAGCTGCAGGTAGGGTGTGACATCTGTGAGTTCATCAAagctcccctcctcctcctcctcctcctcactcaaGCTGTCATCAACTGTGGCCGAGCAATTGGAAACGCCATCTGCAACACATAGAAGAGATTACAAAACTGCATGGAAAACAagttgcacacacaaacacaaacacctgATTCCATATCAATATTTTCCTCAAACATATGTATTGACATTCCTTTATCTGAGTTTACCCTTTATCTGAGTTTTCCCACACACTTTAACATATGAAATCTTGTCAGTTCTCACCGCTGAGCACTCTGTGGAGTCTGCGCCTCCCCACACGGTCCAGTCCGATGGGGGTGCTCTGggagaggacagagggacgAAACCTGGCAGACACTCCTCTGTAGGGGGGTACCTGGTGGGAGGGGACTGGTGGCCGTGACAAAGGCTGCAGGAATGATAAGAAAAGTCCTGGGATTTAAAAAGAGCTCACTTTCTCCAGCTCTCACTACAAACATGGTGAATCAGGCTAACAGAAACACAGGTCTTGCAGCCTCCAGACAAATAACATCAGCATCCATGACTGGGATAACTGAATTTGACCACTTTCTCTATTTTTAAAGCGCTTATCAGTGACATGACAGAAAATGAGAACGAGATGGGGCAAAAGGCTCGCATCTGAACTGAAGACAAGGTGTTGCAATTGATGTTTGAAGTCTTCAATCTTTGATTATGGAGATGCCCCAATAGTGATAATTAATTACAtcttttattattcttaatAAAAACCCCAGCTTTGCTTCAGCATTGGAAGTAATcaaaaaattacttaaaaaatgtaattttttgaACATCAATCCATCCTTTATACCACTTATTCCACTGCAGAGTTGCTGTATATAgcttacatttatcaaataaatttgggatttttaacagggctgtcaaaattaaactattaatGAGtagataaatctttgaaattaccACCttaatttaacatgttaacatataaacaacaaagttagtacttatcccatattaaaaatctgaatttgacattatcgctgcgagagaagctgattatggatgtaggtgccttgtcacagccgtgaaccaccaaaaaccactttattctaattttttatGAAGATATAGATAGTTTTCCTGTCTTACATTTAAAGGATAATGCAGAATGACCCAtctgatatatcacacaattaatcactaagTGATTGAGTAGGGGTTGGGGGTTCCAAACACCAACGTATATTATTTtgggggtcgtggctcaaaaagtttgagaaccactgctgcAAGGGAACAAATGccaaacataaaactgtttaactTCGGTGTAAACAGGAACATGTTTAATggcatttaaaattaaaccaaaaacaaaaaaaacaaacagcaaaaattcTTCAGTAAAagtttcttaaataaatataaatatggcATAAACAGAGATATGCCCCTCTCTCCAAATGAATTTGAATGAGCATACATTTTCAGATAAAGTCTGTATTCAACCacttttaatgctttatttacagtatttgttaTCATTAAAATCCAATGTtgtcagaaaatataaatataagaaaatcctttttaaggatctttaaaatataaacaatttaaataccaaggaaaagaaaaggccTTCATGCTTTCTGTAGTGATTTCGTAGTTCGAGCATAGAGTACACGTGGagggggcagggcagcagggaGGAACGGATGTGGAGCACAGCTCGATGACCGGTGTAGGTACCAGATGTGCTTGGGTAGTCAGATCTGCTCGGGGCCCTGCGCTTGCCGATGACGTCACACTATATGACTGGCTGAATGTTGGCACAATTACGTAGAAGATTGTGGTTGGTCAAATCATGGAAGTAGTTTTTACGGGTTTTGTAGTTCTTCTACGTA encodes:
- the spata13 gene encoding spermatogenesis-associated protein 13 isoform X2, giving the protein MCFIMVLAHCVPFQCICRGPDPDREKQEVIPHLQRREALLQSEDISTATSSTPPVSPTSLSDSPTSPTDAAASSTETPSVKPRQRSGRPRPRPISDYAQLVSRKHCIPEEVAELHNEERTTDTVQHKDSSGNNNGDTPENQSMNGDVQRQRPISVIGAVDLFPADAELKEDQLPSPLSRPPVPSHQVPPYRGVSARFRPSVLSQSTPIGLDRVGRRRLHRVLSDGVSNCSATVDDSLSEEEEEEEGSFDELTDVTPYLQLGVELSLLNEWISSGHTVYAEALWDHVTMEEQELAFKAGDVIRVLDTSHKDWWWGRGGDKEAWFPSSFVRVRVNQEDSSAESVESVADQESPASRDTHSTQHRQQMRTNVVQEIMNTERIYIKHLKDICEGYIRQCRKHPDMFTELQLKTIFSNIEDIYRFQRQFLRDLEKKYNKEQPHLSEIGSCFLLQGDGFSIYSEYCNTHPAACTELQRLMKLGKYKHFFEACRLLQQMIDISIAGFLLTPVQKICKYPLQLGELLKYTPKDHSDHNGVSKAYQAMKNVASLINERKRRLESIDTIAHWQVAILHWEGPDVLERSSELIHSGELTRVTWQGKMQQRSFFLFDHQLVYCKKDILRRDLLHYRGRMDMDQTEVVDVPDGRDLDLGLTLRNALRLRHASTLEFVCVLCCRKAQDKQRWLQAFAKERHRVKEDQEMGIDISEEQRKQAIVNARRPKHGKIKAIGYTGSVPPNHQNLPPLQKRHITIPTSVPQQQVFSLAEPPKRKPYHLLYSITRNAFFRK